The following proteins come from a genomic window of Streptomyces sp. ALI-76-A:
- a CDS encoding PaaI family thioesterase has protein sequence MAMTTAEADKILADDFAPWVLGLGLRAEALGEDRATLRLPWSDRLSREGGGLSGQALTAAADTATVIAMSAAPGAYGPMTTVQQSTSFQRVVTGADVLIEAVVTKLGRRLAFADVTMTDAESGRLAAHASTVHALLG, from the coding sequence ATGGCGATGACGACCGCCGAAGCCGACAAGATCCTCGCCGACGACTTCGCCCCGTGGGTCCTCGGCCTGGGCCTGCGGGCCGAGGCCTTGGGCGAGGACCGCGCGACGCTGCGTCTTCCCTGGTCGGACCGGTTGTCGCGGGAGGGCGGTGGACTGTCGGGGCAGGCCCTGACGGCCGCCGCCGACACGGCGACCGTGATCGCGATGTCGGCCGCCCCGGGCGCCTACGGACCGATGACGACGGTGCAGCAGTCGACGTCCTTCCAGCGCGTGGTGACCGGTGCGGATGTCCTGATCGAGGCGGTGGTCACCAAGCTGGGCCGCAGGCTGGCCTTCGCCGACGTCACGATGACCGACGCGGAGTCCGGGCGGCTCGCGGCCCACGCGAGCACGGTCCACGCCCTCCTGGGCTGA
- a CDS encoding S1 family peptidase has protein sequence MSHKRIPKRKAAMAAGGVVALGAAAILLPNANASQDGASNDAAAAPRTLKAADASDLASQVAGLLGDAFAGSYYDAASQQLVVNVIPGDNNNVIVQAKKAGVTVREVDNSMAELEAGAQTLKTKATIPGTAWAVDPRTNKILVTADSTVTGTKWDRLESTVETLGSGMATIKKSAGTFRTFVSGGDAIFGGGARCSLGFNVTAGDGAPAFLTAGHCGVAEAAWSDAQDGEPIATVDQATFPGEGDFALVKYDDPATVAPSEVNVGGGQTVQISQAAEAEVGLEVIRMGSTTGLSDGQVLGLDATVNYPEGTVTGLIQTNVCAEPGDSGGSLFTQDGLAIGLTSGGSGDCTVGGETFFQPVTTALEAVGATLGAGDAAGGAGEEAGGEGAGAGDAVGGEEAGAGEEAGAGDAVGGEEAGAGEEAGAGEEAGAGEEAGVGEEAGVGEESGAGVDDGSGLTETH, from the coding sequence TTGAGTCACAAGCGAATTCCGAAGCGCAAGGCCGCGATGGCGGCGGGCGGCGTGGTGGCGCTCGGAGCAGCCGCGATCCTGCTCCCCAACGCCAACGCCTCCCAGGACGGCGCCTCGAACGACGCCGCCGCCGCGCCGAGGACTCTGAAGGCGGCGGACGCCTCCGATCTCGCCTCGCAGGTCGCCGGACTGCTCGGTGACGCCTTCGCCGGTTCCTACTACGACGCCGCCAGCCAGCAGCTCGTCGTCAACGTCATACCGGGCGACAACAACAACGTGATCGTCCAGGCGAAGAAGGCGGGCGTCACCGTCCGCGAGGTCGACAACAGCATGGCCGAACTCGAGGCCGGCGCGCAGACCCTGAAGACGAAGGCGACGATCCCGGGCACCGCGTGGGCCGTCGACCCCAGGACGAACAAGATCCTGGTCACCGCCGACAGCACGGTCACCGGCACCAAGTGGGACAGACTGGAATCGACGGTCGAGACCCTCGGCTCCGGCATGGCGACCATCAAGAAGTCGGCCGGCACCTTCAGGACGTTCGTCTCCGGCGGTGACGCCATCTTCGGCGGCGGCGCGCGCTGCTCGCTCGGCTTCAACGTCACGGCGGGCGACGGCGCTCCCGCCTTCCTGACCGCCGGTCACTGCGGGGTCGCGGAGGCCGCGTGGTCGGACGCGCAGGACGGCGAGCCGATCGCCACCGTCGACCAGGCCACCTTCCCCGGCGAGGGTGACTTCGCGCTGGTGAAGTACGACGACCCGGCAACCGTGGCCCCGAGCGAGGTCAACGTCGGCGGCGGGCAGACCGTCCAGATCTCCCAGGCCGCGGAGGCCGAGGTCGGTCTGGAGGTGATCCGGATGGGCAGCACCACCGGGCTGAGCGACGGTCAGGTCCTCGGACTCGACGCCACCGTGAACTACCCGGAGGGCACCGTCACCGGGCTCATCCAGACCAACGTCTGCGCCGAGCCCGGCGACAGCGGCGGCTCGCTCTTCACCCAGGACGGTCTGGCCATCGGCCTGACCTCCGGCGGCAGCGGTGACTGCACGGTCGGCGGCGAGACCTTCTTCCAGCCGGTCACCACCGCGCTGGAAGCGGTCGGCGCGACGCTCGGCGCGGGTGACGCGGCCGGTGGCGCCGGCGAAGAGGCCGGCGGCGAGGGAGCCGGTGCCGGTGACGCGGTCGGCGGCGAGGAGGCCGGTGCGGGCGAGGAGGCCGGTGCCGGTGACGCGGTCGGCGGCGAGGAGGCCGGTGCGGGTGAGGAGGCCGGCGCTGGTGAGGAAGCCGGCGCGGGTGAAGAGGCGGGCGTCGGTGAAGAGGCCGGCGTCGGTGAGGAGTCGGGCGCGGGCGTCGACGACGGCTCCGGCCTGACCGAGACCCACTGA
- a CDS encoding SpoIIE family protein phosphatase, with translation MVVVSDRQASAPAPVTARTRVGRPLLSLALASMMDEVHAHSGAVYLLAGDGSVLEMAVMAGLPRSFAAPWERVGLSAPIPVAEAVRERRLVWVGGEQEMAARYPRIAVVLPYPFALAAVPVATRSTVYGAVFVTWPGAHPPELSDRERDHLSAACDRLAVRLERAVEDSVPLHAEPDLLAGPLAGGVAGTLGTVEAARMVARLPYGLCSLDLHGRITFANTAAAELIGVPAGSLLGTPLWASVPWLNDPVYEDRYRAALFSQHTTSFVALRPPGDWLSFRLYPSTTGLSVRISRARAVAEMNRSGPRPGDTSPRLVTISQVLSLAGALTEAVGVQDVVQLVADEIAPAVGSQALVVLGSRAGRLHVLGHRGYPDPHVVERFDGLPLTERTPGTRVLTNGVPGFFESREQLERLYPERQATPDGFAAWAYLPLIASGRPVGTCVLAYPEPHPFPTDERAVLTSLGGLIAQALERAMLYDAKHQLAHGLQEALLPHSLPPLPGIEAAARYLPATQGMDIGGDFYDLVPAQGLAAAVIGDVQGHNVTAAGLMGQIRTAVRAYTTVGQTPGEVMRSTNRLLIDLGSDLFASCLYLRLAPEHGRAVMARAGHPPPLLRRPDGRVRVLDLAGDPLLGIDATATYPTTEVDFAPGSVLVLYTDGLIESPGVDIEDALADLGRRLAEVGDRPLDELADDLVRHGAATGERPDDVALLLLRARRED, from the coding sequence GTGGTCGTCGTGTCCGACCGGCAGGCGTCCGCCCCGGCACCGGTGACCGCCCGGACGCGGGTGGGACGGCCGCTGCTGTCGCTGGCCCTGGCCTCGATGATGGACGAGGTGCACGCGCACTCCGGCGCGGTCTATCTGCTGGCGGGTGACGGATCGGTGCTGGAGATGGCGGTGATGGCGGGGCTGCCCCGCTCGTTCGCGGCGCCCTGGGAGCGGGTGGGGCTGAGCGCGCCGATCCCGGTGGCCGAGGCGGTGCGCGAACGGCGGCTGGTCTGGGTCGGCGGGGAACAGGAGATGGCGGCCCGCTATCCGCGGATCGCGGTGGTGCTGCCGTATCCCTTCGCGCTGGCCGCGGTGCCGGTCGCCACCCGGTCGACGGTGTACGGCGCGGTCTTCGTGACCTGGCCCGGGGCGCATCCGCCGGAGCTGTCCGACCGGGAACGCGACCATCTGAGCGCGGCCTGCGACCGGCTGGCCGTGCGGCTGGAGCGGGCCGTCGAGGACAGCGTTCCGCTGCACGCCGAGCCCGATCTGCTCGCCGGTCCCCTGGCGGGCGGCGTGGCCGGCACGCTCGGCACGGTGGAGGCGGCGCGGATGGTGGCCCGGCTGCCGTACGGGCTGTGCTCGCTGGATCTGCACGGCCGGATCACCTTCGCCAACACGGCCGCCGCCGAACTGATCGGCGTACCGGCCGGCTCTCTGCTCGGCACTCCGCTGTGGGCGTCGGTGCCCTGGCTCAACGACCCGGTCTACGAGGACCGTTACCGGGCCGCGCTGTTCAGCCAGCACACCACGTCGTTCGTGGCGCTCCGGCCGCCCGGCGACTGGCTCTCGTTCCGTCTGTACCCCAGCACCACCGGGCTGAGCGTGCGGATCAGCCGGGCGCGGGCCGTGGCGGAGATGAACCGGTCCGGGCCGCGGCCCGGCGACACCTCGCCCCGGCTCGTCACCATCTCCCAGGTCCTGAGCCTGGCCGGCGCCCTCACCGAGGCGGTGGGGGTGCAGGACGTGGTGCAGCTCGTCGCGGACGAGATCGCGCCGGCCGTGGGCAGCCAGGCCCTGGTCGTCCTCGGGTCCCGGGCGGGCCGGCTGCACGTGCTGGGGCACCGCGGATACCCGGACCCGCACGTCGTGGAACGGTTCGACGGACTGCCCCTGACCGAGCGGACCCCGGGCACCCGCGTCCTGACCAACGGAGTGCCCGGGTTCTTCGAGTCCCGGGAGCAGCTGGAGCGGCTGTATCCGGAGCGGCAGGCGACCCCGGACGGTTTCGCGGCGTGGGCGTATCTGCCGCTGATCGCCTCGGGCCGCCCGGTGGGCACGTGCGTGCTGGCCTACCCCGAGCCGCACCCGTTCCCCACGGACGAGCGGGCGGTGCTGACCAGTCTGGGCGGGCTGATCGCCCAGGCCCTGGAACGGGCGATGCTCTACGACGCCAAACACCAGCTGGCGCACGGCCTGCAAGAGGCCCTGCTGCCCCATTCGCTGCCCCCGCTGCCCGGTATCGAGGCGGCCGCGCGCTATCTGCCGGCCACCCAGGGCATGGACATCGGCGGCGACTTCTACGACCTGGTGCCGGCCCAGGGGCTCGCGGCGGCCGTGATCGGGGACGTCCAGGGTCACAACGTGACGGCGGCGGGGCTGATGGGACAGATCCGTACCGCCGTACGGGCCTACACGACGGTCGGGCAGACGCCCGGGGAGGTCATGCGGAGCACCAACCGACTGCTGATCGACCTCGGCTCCGACCTGTTCGCCAGCTGCCTGTATCTGCGGCTCGCCCCGGAGCACGGGCGGGCCGTGATGGCCCGGGCGGGGCATCCGCCGCCGCTGCTGCGCCGGCCGGACGGGCGGGTCCGCGTGCTCGACCTGGCGGGCGATCCGCTGCTGGGCATCGACGCCACGGCCACGTACCCGACGACGGAGGTGGACTTCGCTCCCGGCTCCGTGCTCGTCCTCTACACCGACGGGCTGATCGAGTCGCCCGGGGTGGACATCGAGGACGCGCTCGCCGATCTCGGACGGCGGCTGGCCGAGGTCGGCGACCGCCCCCTGGACGAGCTGGCCGACGACCTCGTCCGCCACGGCGCGGCCACCGGGGAACGCCCCGACGACGTGGCACTGCTGCTGCTCAGGGCCCGACGGGAGGACTGA
- a CDS encoding SpoIIE family protein phosphatase, with protein MANVVSEGAAGRGTRTPRVEVALETLAAGPESPEKLRRVLEQALVFARATFAAVYAPGEDGDPLCLVESVGVPRTLYGLRDSYPCSGRSPAADVLRTGRPVWLGPPELAAWPETRRALSREFFLAALPASGDDAGACLLAVSEEPAGFGPEERACLELITDAVVAPVPARPAEDDELAAGAFILAMDSGRVEVGDDILELFGLSPDAFDGKVETLLGLTVPEDLPSLMSVVEADHMSIGDRELEFRVLQSSGPPKWLRLRGRLLPGAEGHPARLVGTVGDASTLRSDVTDVARVQRLAAALAIAGTVRDVSQAVVSALRGPLQADRIALAELEGDRLVVTVLDPPEPEEWPALWRLEWRSEWPDAPVRTMPTLAAALREGRSQIWPAGTALEPALADVGPGGLAVLPLPASGRMAGACLIGWDAPHDFGPDERALLTASAGLAGQALMRAHAFDAEHELVGMLQRQLLPRRLPVLPGAVAVARYLPSTAGLELGGDWYDVIPLPDNHVGLVIGDVQGHSAGAATLMGQMRTALRAYAVEGHPPDVVVSRANRLLTDLETDLFATCAYVDVDLEEGSAWCVRAGHLPPVLRHPDGGTEIAEAEGGPPLGVVTQADFPMSPLRLQPGTVIALTTDGLVESVEADIDVGMDRFAHDLAGADPAHLGLVADALLGNARRSDDVALLLLRYDGMASRPQRESWTVWRVPQAVGHARRFTRRTLRAWGVPGDTVDAVLLVVSELVTNALVHTDGRVRLDLTRINHRLRVAVADSSPRTPVKPTSIGWEATGGRGILLVEAMSSAWGTVPVSGGKQVWSEIAPLE; from the coding sequence ATGGCCAACGTGGTCAGTGAGGGCGCTGCGGGACGCGGAACGAGAACGCCGCGTGTCGAAGTTGCCCTCGAAACGCTCGCAGCCGGTCCCGAATCGCCCGAGAAGCTGCGCCGCGTCCTCGAACAGGCGCTCGTCTTCGCCCGGGCCACGTTCGCCGCCGTCTACGCGCCCGGCGAGGACGGTGACCCCTTGTGCCTGGTCGAGTCGGTGGGCGTGCCCCGGACGCTGTACGGGCTGCGGGACAGCTACCCCTGTTCCGGCCGCTCCCCGGCGGCCGACGTGCTGCGCACCGGGCGGCCGGTCTGGCTCGGACCACCGGAACTCGCCGCCTGGCCGGAGACCCGGCGGGCGCTCTCGCGGGAGTTCTTCCTGGCGGCCCTGCCCGCCTCCGGCGACGACGCCGGGGCCTGTCTGCTCGCCGTGAGCGAGGAGCCGGCCGGATTCGGCCCCGAGGAACGCGCCTGCCTCGAACTGATCACCGATGCCGTCGTGGCCCCCGTCCCGGCCCGACCCGCGGAGGACGACGAGCTGGCGGCGGGCGCCTTCATCCTCGCCATGGACAGCGGCCGGGTGGAGGTCGGCGACGACATCCTGGAGCTGTTCGGCCTCAGCCCCGACGCGTTCGACGGCAAGGTCGAGACCCTGCTCGGGCTGACCGTGCCGGAGGACCTGCCCTCGCTGATGTCCGTGGTCGAGGCCGACCACATGTCCATCGGCGACCGCGAGCTGGAGTTCCGGGTGCTCCAGTCCTCCGGCCCGCCCAAATGGCTCAGGCTGCGCGGACGTCTCCTGCCGGGCGCCGAGGGGCACCCGGCACGGCTCGTGGGCACCGTCGGCGACGCCTCCACGCTGCGCTCCGACGTGACCGACGTGGCCCGGGTGCAGCGCCTGGCCGCCGCCCTCGCCATCGCCGGCACCGTCCGCGACGTCAGCCAGGCCGTCGTCTCCGCCCTGCGCGGCCCGCTCCAGGCGGACCGGATCGCGCTGGCCGAGCTGGAGGGCGACCGGCTCGTCGTCACCGTCCTCGACCCGCCGGAACCGGAGGAGTGGCCCGCGCTGTGGCGCCTGGAGTGGCGTTCGGAATGGCCCGACGCGCCCGTGCGCACCATGCCCACGCTCGCCGCCGCCCTGCGCGAGGGTCGGTCCCAGATCTGGCCCGCCGGCACCGCCCTGGAGCCGGCCCTCGCCGACGTCGGCCCCGGCGGCCTCGCCGTCCTGCCGCTGCCCGCCTCCGGCCGCATGGCCGGCGCCTGCCTGATCGGCTGGGACGCCCCGCACGACTTCGGCCCCGACGAACGCGCCCTGCTCACCGCCTCGGCCGGCCTCGCCGGGCAGGCCCTGATGCGTGCCCACGCCTTCGACGCCGAGCACGAACTCGTCGGCATGCTCCAGCGCCAGCTGCTGCCCCGCCGCCTGCCGGTGCTGCCCGGCGCGGTCGCCGTCGCCCGTTATCTGCCGAGCACGGCCGGCCTGGAGCTGGGCGGCGACTGGTACGACGTGATCCCGCTGCCGGACAACCACGTCGGCCTCGTCATCGGCGACGTCCAGGGTCACAGCGCGGGCGCCGCCACCCTGATGGGCCAGATGCGCACCGCGCTGCGCGCCTACGCCGTCGAGGGACACCCGCCCGACGTGGTGGTCTCGCGCGCCAACCGCCTCCTCACGGACCTGGAGACGGACCTCTTCGCCACCTGCGCCTACGTCGACGTCGATCTGGAGGAGGGCTCCGCCTGGTGCGTGCGCGCCGGACACCTGCCGCCGGTGCTGCGTCACCCGGACGGCGGCACGGAGATCGCCGAGGCGGAGGGCGGACCACCGCTGGGCGTGGTCACCCAGGCCGACTTCCCGATGAGCCCGCTGCGGCTTCAGCCCGGCACGGTCATCGCCCTGACCACGGACGGCCTGGTCGAGTCCGTGGAGGCCGACATCGACGTGGGCATGGACCGCTTCGCCCACGACCTGGCCGGCGCGGACCCCGCCCACCTGGGGCTCGTCGCCGACGCCCTGCTCGGCAACGCCCGCCGCAGCGACGACGTCGCCCTGCTCCTGCTGCGCTACGACGGCATGGCCTCCCGCCCGCAGCGCGAGAGCTGGACGGTGTGGCGGGTCCCGCAGGCCGTCGGACACGCCCGCCGCTTCACCCGCCGCACCCTGCGCGCCTGGGGCGTCCCGGGCGACACCGTGGACGCCGTCCTCCTCGTCGTCTCCGAACTCGTCACCAACGCCCTCGTGCACACCGACGGCCGGGTCCGGCTCGACCTGACCCGGATCAACCACCGGCTGCGCGTCGCCGTCGCCGACTCCTCCCCGCGCACCCCCGTCAAGCCCACCAGCATCGGCTGGGAGGCCACCGGCGGCCGGGGCATCCTCCTCGTCGAGGCGATGTCGTCGGCCTGGGGCACCGTGCCCGTCAGCGGCGGCAAGCAGGTGTGGAGCGAGATCGCGCCGCTGGAGTGA
- a CDS encoding CBS domain-containing protein: MTQHVSDIMTSAPVTVEPQASVTAVARMMRDQDLGAVLVADGDELRGLVTDRDLVVRALAEGGDLEQTTVADACSDDLVTVTPEDDVDHAIELMREHAVRRLPVVESGHPVGIVALADLAMERDPDSALGDISVARPNT; encoded by the coding sequence ATGACTCAGCACGTCAGCGACATCATGACCAGCGCCCCGGTCACCGTGGAACCGCAGGCCTCCGTGACCGCCGTCGCCCGGATGATGCGCGACCAGGACCTCGGTGCCGTCCTCGTCGCCGACGGCGACGAGTTGCGCGGCCTGGTCACCGACCGTGACCTCGTGGTGCGCGCGCTCGCGGAGGGCGGCGACCTGGAGCAGACCACGGTCGCCGACGCGTGCAGCGACGACCTGGTCACCGTGACCCCCGAGGACGACGTGGACCACGCGATCGAACTCATGCGCGAGCATGCGGTACGCCGGCTCCCGGTCGTCGAGAGCGGCCACCCCGTCGGCATCGTGGCCCTCGCCGACCTGGCGATGGAACGCGACCCGGACTCCGCCCTGGGCGACATCAGCGTGGCCCGGCCCAACACCTGA
- a CDS encoding sugar phosphate nucleotidyltransferase encodes MKALVLSGCAGTRLRPITHTSAGHLVPAANWAAVFHGAEPLAAAGVTDAGTAVRGSAAERAGLLGDGDDSKVQITS; translated from the coding sequence ATGAAGGCACTCGTGCTGTCCGGCTGCGCCGGAACACGGTTGAGGCCGATCACGCACACCTCGGCCGGACACCTCGTACCAGCGGCGAACTGGGCTGCCGTCTTCCACGGTGCGGAGCCCCTCGCCGCGGCCGGCGTCACCGACGCCGGAACGGCCGTGCGGGGCAGCGCCGCTGAGCGCGCCGGCCTCCTGGGTGACGGCGACGACAGCAAGGTGCAGATCACTTCATGA
- a CDS encoding class I SAM-dependent methyltransferase, with translation MKRHEFLRSLHKVSANRNYLEIGVNDGRSLTLSRVPSIAIDPAFKVVSEIRCDVHLVKATSDDFFARENPLAHLKGGRHPVRNLRRGRSPIGYWRGTTLDLSFIDGMHLFEYALRDFMNVEKHSDWSSVIVLDDMLPRNIDEAARDRHTGAWTGDVYKVVEILNRYRPDLVTVLVDTQPTGQLVVFGADPDNTVLHDRYDEIIAEFKVPDPQKVPEAILERVPAVTPETLVEAPFWRPLVRARNLGIGRSRGWEPLRKALEQISVTR, from the coding sequence GTGAAACGCCATGAGTTCCTGCGGTCGCTGCACAAGGTCAGCGCCAACCGCAACTACCTGGAGATCGGTGTCAACGACGGTCGCAGCCTGACGTTGTCCCGTGTTCCCAGCATCGCCATCGACCCCGCCTTCAAGGTGGTCAGCGAGATCCGGTGCGACGTCCACCTGGTGAAGGCCACCAGCGACGACTTCTTCGCCCGGGAGAACCCGCTCGCGCACCTGAAGGGCGGCCGTCACCCGGTCCGCAACCTGCGCCGCGGGCGCAGCCCGATCGGCTACTGGCGGGGCACCACCCTCGACCTGTCGTTCATCGACGGCATGCACCTGTTCGAGTACGCGCTGCGCGACTTCATGAACGTGGAGAAGCACTCCGACTGGTCGAGCGTGATCGTCCTCGACGACATGCTGCCGCGCAACATCGACGAGGCCGCCCGCGACCGGCACACCGGCGCCTGGACCGGCGACGTCTACAAGGTCGTGGAGATCCTCAACCGCTACCGCCCCGACCTGGTCACCGTCCTGGTCGACACGCAGCCCACCGGCCAGCTCGTCGTCTTCGGGGCCGACCCGGACAACACCGTGCTGCACGACAGGTACGACGAGATCATCGCCGAGTTCAAGGTGCCCGACCCGCAGAAGGTGCCCGAGGCGATCCTGGAGCGGGTGCCCGCGGTGACGCCCGAGACCCTGGTGGAAGCGCCGTTCTGGCGCCCGCTGGTGCGCGCCCGCAACCTCGGCATCGGGCGCTCCCGCGGCTGGGAGCCGCTGCGCAAGGCGCTGGAGCAGATCTCCGTCACCCGCTGA
- a CDS encoding glycosyltransferase, with translation MPVKVSVIVPVYNPGIYIEDCIASLLRQSLPPDEYEMVFVDDGSTDATPARLDALAAENPRVKVIHQEPSGWSGKPRNVGIAASEGEYVMFVDNDDYLGDEALERMYDYGVANGADVVVGKMAGKGRGVPVELFRRNHPRASVGNAPLIDSLTPHKMFRRAFLDRIGLRFPEGRRRLEDHVFVTEAFLRADNVSVLSDYVCYYHVKRDDASNAGFQRFDPVGYYKNLREALDVVERYTPPGALRDRLHRRWLRIEMVERMRGRRLLVLPEDYRGELFKEIRGVVVERFGPGVAAGLPLTQRVIAQLIAADRLDDLVAFAEWEASVAVRAEPGDIRWEDGALKIGLTAEYTVGGQPMTFPSGRTASAPADPPRDAAEAIGRVGADTVDQFGKATADLLLRERASSAQYFQPVEFTREIVPVDDGEGVRLVLRATATVDPATTADGTPVGGGLWDVLVRVKLGGWTKECRLGPVPRKGGTAAVAGVVAGRVVLPYWTVHGQLALDVDRAAKRLGLSGLRPEHVTVTGGRLRAPLPLYVPGDTEVLLRLTGQGSADVSGTLSPDGAGARLEAALPAGGLGGGVRPVALCPAPQADQPRFLALPFALRAGADGVRVARPPRPGAVRQLAGRARRVLGRVRAKATARVRAWKA, from the coding sequence ATGCCGGTCAAGGTCAGCGTCATCGTTCCCGTCTACAACCCGGGAATCTACATCGAGGACTGCATCGCCTCACTGCTCAGACAGTCGCTGCCGCCCGACGAGTACGAGATGGTCTTCGTCGACGACGGCTCCACCGACGCCACCCCCGCCCGGCTCGACGCGCTCGCCGCCGAGAACCCCCGGGTCAAGGTGATCCACCAGGAGCCCTCCGGCTGGTCGGGCAAGCCCCGCAACGTCGGCATCGCCGCCTCCGAGGGCGAGTACGTCATGTTCGTCGACAACGACGACTACCTCGGCGACGAGGCCCTGGAGCGGATGTACGACTACGGGGTGGCCAACGGCGCCGACGTCGTCGTCGGGAAGATGGCCGGCAAGGGCCGTGGCGTGCCGGTGGAGCTGTTCCGCCGCAACCACCCGCGCGCGAGCGTCGGGAACGCCCCGCTGATCGACAGCCTCACCCCGCACAAGATGTTCCGCCGGGCGTTCCTCGACCGCATCGGGCTGCGTTTCCCCGAGGGGCGGCGGCGGCTGGAGGACCACGTCTTCGTCACCGAGGCGTTCCTGCGCGCCGACAACGTCTCGGTGCTCAGCGACTACGTCTGCTACTACCACGTCAAACGTGACGACGCCTCCAACGCCGGATTCCAGCGCTTCGACCCGGTCGGCTACTACAAGAACCTGCGCGAGGCCCTCGACGTCGTCGAGCGGTACACCCCGCCGGGCGCCCTGCGGGACCGGCTCCACCGGCGCTGGCTGCGCATCGAGATGGTCGAGCGGATGCGCGGCCGGCGTCTGCTGGTCCTGCCCGAGGACTACCGCGGGGAGCTGTTCAAGGAGATCCGCGGGGTCGTCGTGGAGCGTTTCGGGCCCGGGGTGGCGGCCGGGCTGCCGCTGACCCAGCGGGTCATCGCCCAGCTGATCGCCGCCGACCGGTTGGACGACCTGGTGGCCTTCGCCGAGTGGGAGGCGTCCGTCGCCGTGCGCGCCGAGCCCGGGGACATCCGGTGGGAGGACGGCGCGCTGAAGATCGGCCTGACCGCCGAGTACACGGTCGGCGGGCAGCCGATGACGTTCCCGTCGGGCCGGACCGCCTCCGCGCCCGCCGATCCGCCGCGGGACGCGGCCGAGGCGATCGGCCGGGTGGGCGCCGACACCGTCGACCAGTTCGGGAAGGCCACGGCGGACCTGCTGCTGCGGGAACGCGCCAGTTCCGCGCAGTACTTCCAGCCGGTGGAGTTCACCCGGGAGATCGTGCCGGTGGACGACGGCGAGGGCGTCCGGCTGGTGCTGCGGGCCACGGCCACCGTCGATCCCGCCACCACGGCCGACGGCACCCCGGTGGGCGGCGGCCTCTGGGACGTCCTGGTCCGCGTCAAGCTGGGCGGCTGGACCAAGGAGTGCCGGCTCGGGCCGGTCCCCCGCAAGGGCGGCACGGCCGCCGTCGCCGGTGTGGTGGCCGGCCGGGTGGTGCTGCCGTACTGGACCGTCCACGGTCAGCTCGCCCTGGACGTCGACCGCGCGGCCAAGCGCCTGGGGCTGTCCGGGCTCCGGCCCGAGCACGTCACCGTCACCGGCGGCCGGCTGCGCGCGCCCCTGCCGCTGTACGTGCCCGGCGACACCGAGGTGCTGCTGCGGCTCACCGGCCAGGGCTCGGCGGACGTTTCCGGCACCCTGTCCCCGGACGGCGCCGGGGCGCGGCTGGAGGCAGCCCTGCCCGCCGGCGGCCTGGGCGGCGGGGTCCGGCCGGTCGCGCTGTGCCCGGCGCCGCAGGCGGACCAGCCGCGTTTCCTCGCGCTGCCGTTCGCGCTGCGCGCCGGAGCGGACGGGGTGCGGGTGGCGCGTCCGCCCCGGCCCGGTGCCGTACGGCAGCTGGCGGGCAGGGCGCGGCGGGTGCTCGGCCGGGTCCGTGCGAAGGCGACGGCCCGGGTCAGGGCGTGGAAGGCATGA
- a CDS encoding metallophosphoesterase translates to MRLLLMSDTHLPKRAKELPAPLLAELPRADVVFHAGDWVDTATLDLLESRSRRLVGVYGNNDGPPLRARLPEVAYAELEGLRFAVVHETGPAQGREARCAARFPDADVLVFGHSHIPWDTTAPAGLRLLNPGSPTDRRRQPHRTYMTATVTDGRLADVTLHPLPPR, encoded by the coding sequence GTGCGTCTGCTGCTGATGTCCGACACCCACCTGCCCAAGCGCGCCAAGGAACTCCCCGCGCCCCTGCTCGCCGAACTCCCGCGTGCCGACGTCGTGTTCCACGCCGGCGACTGGGTCGACACGGCCACTCTCGACCTGCTGGAGAGCCGCAGCCGCAGACTCGTCGGCGTGTACGGCAACAACGACGGGCCGCCACTGCGCGCCCGGCTGCCCGAGGTCGCGTACGCCGAACTGGAGGGGCTGCGCTTCGCCGTCGTCCACGAGACGGGCCCCGCCCAGGGGCGCGAGGCGCGCTGCGCCGCCCGCTTCCCCGACGCCGACGTCCTGGTCTTCGGGCACAGCCACATCCCCTGGGACACCACCGCCCCCGCCGGTCTGCGTCTGCTCAACCCCGGCTCGCCGACCGACCGCCGCCGCCAGCCCCACCGCACGTACATGACCGCGACCGTGACCGACGGCCGGCTCGCCGACGTGACCCTCCACCCGCTGCCGCCGCGCTGA